One window of the Hoplias malabaricus isolate fHopMal1 chromosome Y, fHopMal1.hap1, whole genome shotgun sequence genome contains the following:
- the LOC136679352 gene encoding uncharacterized abhydrolase domain-containing protein DDB_G0269086-like isoform X1 → MEIDRVKLEYKRSLIIPVGRQLHRTPPSKSQSFRNEDNGGTEKVIKAEADTTEDSAPSRMEGVLSPAVKEERKSFRRSSITSASAQMGDADPEAFIQGMQGYEWTDADLEFVHQAKQQRKVQQLKQELTELLKTLKAETQRLELAAASRDKLRSDLSKTLSCELMMGLCREVLLHSSSPTELEGLEDKSLLAKLKLKDIQSVIHEETLEVQRLERELAKAQEIRDKEEHVMKELQECQKHINRIKVNIQAMKTQLSELKAQLSEKEEASRAAPQKRRTRNATWAHARGHKPTRAAKAKADPGDFTHVVMNEKIPKEKDFTTVAHKKKFQKEKAPKMKDPGEKAPKMKDPGEKAPKMKDPGEKAPKMKDPGEKAPKMKDPGEKAPKKKAQKDTAPKEMDLANGATKGPKEKPSKKEKFPSMEKALEEYNLVKVPPDEPTEQNLQPSELSAKASRASVKPRKGTKPTSASLSAVPQDSETGVLRRSKRIATKSQSKSETAAQKTSIRKR, encoded by the exons ATGGAGATTGACAGAGTAAAGCTAGAATATAAACGTTCACTCATCATTCCTGTTGGGAGGCAACTGCATAGAACTCCACCATCAAAATCACAGTCATTCAGAAACGAAGATAATGGAGGTACAGAGAAAGTGATAAAAGCTGAGGCTGACACCACAGAG GACAGCGCCCCTAGCAGGATGGAGGGAGTACTGAGTCCTGCTgtgaaagaggagaggaaatCGTTTCGAAGGTCCAGCATTACATCAGCATCAG CGCAGATGGGGGATGCTGACCCTGAGGCGTTCATCCAGGGAATGCAGGGCTATGAATGGACAGATGCAGATCTGGAGTTTGTTCATCAGGccaaacagcagagaaaagtccagcagctcaaG CAAGAGTTGACTGAGCTGCTGAAGACTCTAAAGGCTGAGACTCAAAGGCTGGAGCTAGCTGCTGCCTCTCGAGACAAGCTTCGTTCTGATCTTTCAAAG ACCCTGTCCTGTGAGTTGATGATGGGACTGTGTCGAGAGGTTCTCCTGCATTCTTCTTCTCCTACTGAGCTTGAGGgtttggaagataaatctcttCTTGCAAAACTCAAGCTGAAGGACATACAGAGTGTTATCCATGAAGAAACCTTGGAGGTCCAACGTCTTGAGAGAGAGTTGGCAAAAGCTCAGGAGATCAG AGACAAGGAGGAGCATGTCATGAAGGAGCTGCAAGAGTGTCAGAAACACATTAATAGAATTAAG GTGAACATACAAGCCATGAAGACACAACTGTCAGAGCTAAAGGCCCAACTATCTGAGAAAGAG gaggCCTCCAGGGCAGCTCCACAAAAGAGAAGAACCCGAAATGCAACTTGGGCCCATGCAAGAGGCCATAAGCCCACCAGAGCAGCCAAAGCAAAGGCAGATCCTGGTGATTTCACCCATGTAGTGATGAATGAGAAGATTCCCAAGGAGAAAGATTTCACCACAGTGGCACACAAGAAGAAGTTTCAGAAGGAGAAAGCCCCCAAGATGAAGGACCCAGGCGAGAAGGCCCCCAAGATGAAGGACCCAGGCGAGAAGGCCCCCAAGATGAAGGACCCAGGCGAGAAGGCCCCCAAGATGAAGGACCCAGGCGAGAAGGCCCCCAAGATGAAGGACCCAGGCGAGAAGGCCCCCAAGAAGAAAGCCCAGAAGGATACTGCCCCCAAGGAAATGGATCTTGCTAATGGTGCCACAAAGGGCCCTAAGGAGAAACCCTCTAAGAAGGAAAAATTCCCCTCAATGGAAAAAGCCTTGGAAGAGTATAACCTGGTCAAG GTACCCCCAGATGAACCGACAGAGCAAAATCTTCAACCATCAGAg CTGTCAGCAAAAGCATCTCGTGCATCAGTGAAACCCCGCAAAGGGACTAAACCCACTAGTGCCTCACTTTCTGCAGTCCCCCAAGACAGTGAGACTGGGGTACTTCGCCGCTCAAAACGAATCGCCACAAAGAGCCAGAGCAAGAGTGAGACGGCCGCACAGAAAACAAGCATCAGAAAGAGATGA
- the LOC136679352 gene encoding DNA ligase 1-like isoform X2, which produces MGDADPEAFIQGMQGYEWTDADLEFVHQAKQQRKVQQLKQELTELLKTLKAETQRLELAAASRDKLRSDLSKTLSCELMMGLCREVLLHSSSPTELEGLEDKSLLAKLKLKDIQSVIHEETLEVQRLERELAKAQEIRDKEEHVMKELQECQKHINRIKVNIQAMKTQLSELKAQLSEKEEASRAAPQKRRTRNATWAHARGHKPTRAAKAKADPGDFTHVVMNEKIPKEKDFTTVAHKKKFQKEKAPKMKDPGEKAPKMKDPGEKAPKMKDPGEKAPKMKDPGEKAPKMKDPGEKAPKKKAQKDTAPKEMDLANGATKGPKEKPSKKEKFPSMEKALEEYNLVKVPPDEPTEQNLQPSELSAKASRASVKPRKGTKPTSASLSAVPQDSETGVLRRSKRIATKSQSKSETAAQKTSIRKR; this is translated from the exons ATGGGGGATGCTGACCCTGAGGCGTTCATCCAGGGAATGCAGGGCTATGAATGGACAGATGCAGATCTGGAGTTTGTTCATCAGGccaaacagcagagaaaagtccagcagctcaaG CAAGAGTTGACTGAGCTGCTGAAGACTCTAAAGGCTGAGACTCAAAGGCTGGAGCTAGCTGCTGCCTCTCGAGACAAGCTTCGTTCTGATCTTTCAAAG ACCCTGTCCTGTGAGTTGATGATGGGACTGTGTCGAGAGGTTCTCCTGCATTCTTCTTCTCCTACTGAGCTTGAGGgtttggaagataaatctcttCTTGCAAAACTCAAGCTGAAGGACATACAGAGTGTTATCCATGAAGAAACCTTGGAGGTCCAACGTCTTGAGAGAGAGTTGGCAAAAGCTCAGGAGATCAG AGACAAGGAGGAGCATGTCATGAAGGAGCTGCAAGAGTGTCAGAAACACATTAATAGAATTAAG GTGAACATACAAGCCATGAAGACACAACTGTCAGAGCTAAAGGCCCAACTATCTGAGAAAGAG gaggCCTCCAGGGCAGCTCCACAAAAGAGAAGAACCCGAAATGCAACTTGGGCCCATGCAAGAGGCCATAAGCCCACCAGAGCAGCCAAAGCAAAGGCAGATCCTGGTGATTTCACCCATGTAGTGATGAATGAGAAGATTCCCAAGGAGAAAGATTTCACCACAGTGGCACACAAGAAGAAGTTTCAGAAGGAGAAAGCCCCCAAGATGAAGGACCCAGGCGAGAAGGCCCCCAAGATGAAGGACCCAGGCGAGAAGGCCCCCAAGATGAAGGACCCAGGCGAGAAGGCCCCCAAGATGAAGGACCCAGGCGAGAAGGCCCCCAAGATGAAGGACCCAGGCGAGAAGGCCCCCAAGAAGAAAGCCCAGAAGGATACTGCCCCCAAGGAAATGGATCTTGCTAATGGTGCCACAAAGGGCCCTAAGGAGAAACCCTCTAAGAAGGAAAAATTCCCCTCAATGGAAAAAGCCTTGGAAGAGTATAACCTGGTCAAG GTACCCCCAGATGAACCGACAGAGCAAAATCTTCAACCATCAGAg CTGTCAGCAAAAGCATCTCGTGCATCAGTGAAACCCCGCAAAGGGACTAAACCCACTAGTGCCTCACTTTCTGCAGTCCCCCAAGACAGTGAGACTGGGGTACTTCGCCGCTCAAAACGAATCGCCACAAAGAGCCAGAGCAAGAGTGAGACGGCCGCACAGAAAACAAGCATCAGAAAGAGATGA